One window of Cryptosporangium phraense genomic DNA carries:
- a CDS encoding phosphate acyltransferase PlsX produces the protein MTTRPVRIAVDLLGGDRAPDVVLDGALAALEGDPELHLVLAGPPSLRPRWDAVADRVTLLPTDEGVGMSDAPVRAVRTRRTSVRLAVEAVRSGAADAVISVGPTGAAVAAAVTELGKLPGFRRPALAAVLPALAHPVVLVDVGAHAGASDADLVRHGRLGSAFARVTLGLDAPRVGLLSVGTEPGKGDQLRKKADRALSGGDLHYVGLVEGYDVPLGGRADVVVTDGFTGNVVLKTLEGSLALAGTSVAPAAHGRVHRRAATLLGVQGIVVLGHGAAGSDDVADCIALAAAAVRDDDAARLRAVLENPGDALPDPAKMAALAAPGEKARS, from the coding sequence ATCACCACCCGTCCGGTGCGGATCGCCGTCGACCTGCTCGGCGGTGACCGCGCGCCGGACGTCGTCCTCGACGGCGCGCTGGCCGCGCTCGAGGGCGACCCCGAACTCCACCTTGTGCTGGCCGGTCCGCCGAGCCTGCGCCCCCGGTGGGACGCGGTCGCCGATCGGGTGACGCTGCTGCCCACCGACGAGGGCGTCGGCATGTCCGACGCGCCCGTCCGGGCGGTCCGCACCCGGCGCACCTCGGTCCGGCTCGCCGTCGAGGCGGTCCGTTCCGGGGCGGCGGACGCGGTGATCAGCGTCGGTCCGACCGGCGCGGCGGTGGCCGCCGCGGTCACCGAGCTCGGGAAACTGCCCGGCTTCCGCCGGCCCGCGCTGGCCGCCGTGCTGCCCGCGCTGGCCCATCCGGTCGTTCTGGTCGACGTCGGGGCGCACGCCGGTGCGTCCGACGCCGACCTCGTCCGTCATGGACGGTTGGGTTCGGCGTTCGCGCGCGTGACGCTCGGACTCGACGCTCCCCGGGTGGGGCTGTTGTCGGTGGGCACCGAGCCGGGGAAGGGCGACCAGCTCCGGAAGAAGGCCGACCGCGCCCTGTCCGGCGGCGACCTGCACTACGTCGGGCTCGTGGAGGGGTACGACGTTCCGCTGGGGGGCCGGGCCGACGTGGTCGTCACCGATGGCTTCACCGGCAACGTGGTGCTGAAGACGCTGGAGGGTTCGTTGGCGCTGGCGGGAACGTCGGTCGCGCCGGCCGCACACGGCCGGGTGCACCGTCGCGCGGCCACGCTCCTCGGCGTCCAGGGGATCGTCGTCCTGGGCCACGGTGCGGCCGGGTCGGACGACGTGGCCGACTGCATCGCGCTGGCCGCGGCCGCCGTCCGCGACGACGACGCGGCCCGCCTGCGCGCGGTGCTCGAGAACCCGGGTGACGCCCTACCGGACCCGGCAAAGATGGCCGCCCTGGCGGCTCCCGGAGAGAAGGCACGGTCATGA
- the rnc gene encoding ribonuclease III, with product MRERPPAALLEEAIGVTLGAELLERALTHRSYAYENGGLPTNERLEFLGDAVLGLVITSSLYLSYPDLPEGQLAKLRASVVNMRALAGVAKDLGPGGLGSHLLLGKGEEATGGRNKASILADTLEALLGSVYLEHGLEIAAKVIHRLFDDLMLDVAQRGAGLDWKTSLQELTASNALGVPEYRVTEAGPDHAKTFTATAVVGGEELGTGEGRSKKEAEQKAAELAWRTLRNRIDAGVPGAAPAESAITPKLADPDAADTKNA from the coding sequence ATGAGGGAGCGACCCCCCGCAGCGCTGCTGGAGGAAGCGATCGGTGTCACGCTCGGCGCCGAGCTGCTCGAGCGCGCGCTGACGCACCGGTCGTACGCCTACGAGAACGGCGGCCTGCCCACCAACGAGCGTCTCGAGTTCCTCGGTGACGCCGTGCTCGGCCTGGTCATCACGTCGTCGCTCTACCTCAGCTACCCCGACCTGCCCGAGGGCCAGCTGGCCAAGCTCCGGGCGTCGGTGGTGAACATGCGCGCGCTGGCCGGCGTGGCCAAGGACCTCGGCCCCGGCGGGCTCGGGTCGCACCTCCTGCTCGGCAAGGGCGAGGAGGCCACCGGTGGCCGCAACAAGGCGAGCATCCTCGCCGACACGCTCGAGGCCCTGCTCGGCTCGGTCTACCTCGAGCACGGCCTGGAGATCGCGGCCAAGGTGATCCACCGCCTGTTCGACGACCTGATGCTCGACGTCGCCCAGCGCGGCGCCGGCCTGGACTGGAAGACCAGCCTGCAGGAGCTCACCGCGAGCAACGCGCTGGGCGTCCCGGAGTACCGGGTCACCGAGGCCGGCCCCGACCACGCCAAGACGTTCACCGCGACCGCGGTCGTCGGCGGCGAGGAGCTCGGCACCGGCGAGGGCCGCAGTAAGAAGGAAGCCGAGCAGAAGGCCGCCGAGCTGGCCTGGCGCACGCTGCGCAACCGCATCGACGCCGGCGTTCCGGGGGCGGCCCCCGCGGAGAGCGCTATCACCCCGAAACTCGCCGACCCCGACGCGGCCGACACGAAGAATGCCTGA
- the mutM gene encoding bifunctional DNA-formamidopyrimidine glycosylase/DNA-(apurinic or apyrimidinic site) lyase, which produces MPELPEVEVVRRGLDRWVLGRPIESVEVYNPRAIRRHTAGPLHFAEVLTGRTLRAAHRRGKYLWLPTDGGDALIGHLGMSGQLLVQPTDSPDETHLRVRIRFAGEDRELRFVDQRTFGGLSVEPLPDPEDVPPSIAHIARDPLDPKFDPGAFATALRRKKTGVKRALLDQTLISGVGNIYADEALWRAKLHYARPTETLTGPAIATLLDGVRAVMLEALDQGGTSFDSLYVNVNGESGYFDRSLAAYGREDEPCPRCGTPIRRDAFMNRSSYTCPVCQPKPRRARW; this is translated from the coding sequence ATGCCTGAACTTCCCGAGGTCGAGGTCGTCCGCCGTGGCCTGGACCGCTGGGTGCTCGGCCGCCCGATCGAGTCGGTCGAGGTCTACAACCCGCGCGCGATCCGTCGGCACACGGCCGGACCGTTGCACTTCGCCGAGGTCCTCACCGGCCGGACGCTGCGCGCCGCGCACCGTCGCGGTAAGTACCTGTGGTTGCCGACGGACGGCGGCGACGCGTTGATCGGCCACCTCGGGATGAGCGGTCAGCTGCTCGTCCAGCCGACGGACTCCCCGGACGAGACGCACCTGCGTGTCCGGATCCGGTTCGCGGGGGAGGACCGCGAGCTCCGATTCGTCGACCAGAGGACCTTCGGAGGGCTGTCGGTCGAGCCGCTGCCGGACCCGGAGGACGTGCCACCGAGCATCGCGCACATCGCGCGGGACCCGCTGGACCCGAAGTTCGACCCGGGCGCGTTCGCGACCGCCCTGCGGCGGAAGAAGACCGGCGTCAAACGGGCGCTGCTCGACCAGACGCTGATCTCCGGCGTCGGGAACATCTACGCGGACGAGGCGCTCTGGCGGGCGAAGCTGCACTACGCGCGCCCCACCGAGACGCTGACCGGCCCGGCGATCGCGACGCTGCTCGACGGGGTGCGCGCGGTCATGCTGGAGGCGCTCGACCAGGGCGGGACGTCGTTCGACTCGCTCTACGTGAACGTGAACGGGGAGAGCGGGTACTTCGACCGGTCGCTGGCCGCGTACGGCCGCGAGGACGAGCCCTGCCCCCGGTGCGGGACGCCGATCCGGCGCGACGCGTTCATGAACCGCTCGTCGTACACCTGCCCGGTATGCCAGCCGAAGCCGCGCCGCGCACGCTGGTAA
- a CDS encoding response regulator transcription factor, which translates to MSTILVADDDRDILDLVAFKLGAAGHEMITATDGASALTEARRAVPDIVVLDVAMPGMSGLDVCRELRADSVTQAIPVILLTARGQESDVEAGFNVGADDYIVKPFSPRELQSRVTALLSRARA; encoded by the coding sequence ATGAGCACCATCCTGGTCGCGGACGACGACCGCGACATCCTCGATCTGGTGGCGTTCAAGCTGGGCGCGGCCGGGCACGAGATGATCACCGCGACCGACGGCGCCTCGGCGCTGACCGAGGCGCGCCGGGCGGTTCCGGACATCGTCGTGCTGGACGTGGCCATGCCGGGCATGTCCGGGCTGGACGTGTGCCGTGAGCTGCGGGCCGACTCGGTGACCCAGGCGATCCCGGTCATCCTGCTCACCGCCCGGGGGCAGGAGAGCGACGTCGAGGCCGGGTTCAACGTCGGTGCCGACGACTACATCGTCAAGCCGTTCAGCCCCCGGGAGCTCCAGAGCCGGGTCACGGCCTTGCTCTCGCGGGCGCGAGCCTGA
- a CDS encoding HEAT repeat domain-containing protein gives MRVSESLLVVSLLAVLGVCVLLVIVTAVRRVWGIVADRRRERLEKPVRPLVLMMAADSDDDGDAYETLAAVPAATWNAIEPLVVRVLGKVRGDARGALIRLLESHGAAERALARLGRFGAVGRARAAETLGLLGSADAVAPLSERLGDRSSDVREVAARALGRIGDPSVAASLLPVLDGAHRVPATVVVQALLRLGPPAAPALVPALADPSDVVRAEVAETLGLLRAVSAAQPLIAVLAGDPLLEVRVRAARALGLIGHPAALLPLVAAVGRGSPAGLRPVAATALGELGSAEAVPMLTALLGDESHAVADAASLALLHLGPIGRAALEEIARSAAAGAAGTSGGHEADRADRADRADRADRADRADRADRARRAAYAGAALSAARLSAP, from the coding sequence GTGCGGGTCAGCGAGTCGCTCCTCGTCGTCTCGCTGCTGGCTGTGCTCGGGGTGTGCGTGCTGCTGGTGATCGTGACCGCGGTGCGGCGAGTGTGGGGGATCGTCGCCGACCGGCGGCGGGAGCGGCTGGAGAAGCCGGTCCGGCCGCTCGTTCTGATGATGGCGGCCGACTCCGACGACGACGGCGACGCGTACGAGACGCTGGCCGCGGTGCCCGCGGCGACCTGGAACGCGATCGAGCCGCTGGTGGTGCGCGTGCTGGGGAAGGTGCGCGGTGACGCCCGCGGTGCGCTGATCCGATTGCTGGAGTCGCACGGGGCGGCCGAGCGGGCGCTGGCGCGGCTGGGTCGCTTCGGCGCGGTCGGGCGGGCCCGGGCGGCCGAGACGCTCGGGTTGCTGGGGTCCGCGGACGCGGTGGCGCCGCTGTCCGAGCGGCTCGGGGACCGGTCGTCGGACGTGCGTGAGGTGGCGGCCCGGGCGCTCGGGCGGATCGGGGATCCGTCGGTGGCCGCTTCTCTGCTTCCGGTGCTGGACGGGGCGCACCGGGTGCCGGCCACCGTCGTCGTGCAGGCGCTGCTGCGGCTCGGGCCGCCGGCCGCGCCGGCGCTGGTGCCGGCGCTGGCGGATCCGAGCGACGTGGTGCGGGCCGAGGTGGCGGAGACGCTCGGTCTGTTGCGGGCGGTGAGCGCCGCTCAGCCGTTGATCGCGGTGCTGGCGGGGGATCCGTTGCTGGAGGTCCGGGTGCGGGCGGCTCGCGCGCTGGGGTTGATCGGGCACCCGGCGGCGTTGCTGCCGCTGGTGGCGGCGGTCGGCCGCGGCTCGCCCGCGGGGCTGCGGCCGGTCGCCGCGACCGCGCTCGGGGAACTCGGCTCGGCCGAGGCCGTCCCGATGCTGACCGCGCTACTCGGCGACGAGTCCCACGCCGTGGCCGACGCGGCGAGCCTCGCCCTCCTCCACCTGGGCCCGATCGGCCGAGCGGCGCTCGAGGAGATCGCCCGCTCGGCGGCGGCTGGCGCTGCAGGTACCTCCGGTGGCCACGAAGCCGACCGCGCCGACCGCGCCGACCGTGCCGACCGTGCCGACCGCGCCGACCGGGCCGACCGCGCCGACCGGGCTCGGCGCGCCGCTTACGCCGGGGCCGCGCTCAGCGCGGCGCGGCTGAGCGCGCCGTGA
- a CDS encoding glycosyltransferase family 2 protein produces the protein MDGLRDAVLAGLDVLGVFVLVYFLAINTSYLVLIGIAAAEFSRYLRRQPYQGHDETYTSPLTPPVSILVPAYNEELSIVGAVQAMLALRYPRFEVVVIVDGSTDRTLDRLVDAFDLVETQRVIPDEIPTRATVRAVYAARSGGWPLTVVHKNNGGRADALNTAINVARHPLLCMVDADSLLDPDALLAVAKPFADDPLRVVATGGVVRVVNGCSAIAGRITEIRTPKAWLPRVQIAEYLRAFLLGRTGWSRIGGLLVISGAFGLFRRDVVVDVGGLDPDCIGEDAELVVRLHRRLREVGRDYRIVFVGEPVSWTEVPGTVPVLGRQRRRWHRGLVEILLKHGRMMGNPRYGRIGTLALPYYLLFEAVAPIIELAGIVLVPLGLALGVVEPVFALQLLLVAYGYAILVTLTAITVEEFTFRRYHRWQDLLVIMLAATAENFGFRQLTAWWRVRGAWQALRRTKSDWGVMTRTGF, from the coding sequence ATGGACGGCCTGCGGGACGCGGTGCTCGCCGGCTTGGATGTGCTCGGCGTGTTCGTGCTGGTCTACTTTCTCGCGATCAACACGAGCTATCTGGTCCTCATCGGCATCGCCGCGGCCGAGTTCTCCCGCTACCTCCGCCGCCAGCCCTACCAGGGCCACGACGAGACCTACACGAGCCCGCTCACCCCGCCGGTCTCGATCCTCGTCCCGGCCTACAACGAGGAACTGAGCATCGTCGGCGCGGTCCAGGCCATGCTCGCGCTGCGCTACCCGCGCTTCGAGGTCGTCGTCATCGTCGACGGCTCGACCGACCGCACGCTCGACCGCCTCGTCGACGCCTTCGACCTCGTCGAGACCCAGCGCGTGATCCCCGACGAGATCCCGACCCGGGCGACCGTCCGAGCCGTCTACGCGGCCCGTTCGGGCGGCTGGCCGCTGACCGTCGTCCACAAGAACAACGGCGGGCGCGCGGACGCGCTCAACACCGCGATCAACGTGGCCCGCCACCCGTTGCTCTGCATGGTCGACGCGGACTCCCTCCTCGACCCGGACGCGCTCCTCGCGGTGGCCAAGCCGTTCGCGGACGACCCGCTGCGGGTCGTGGCGACCGGAGGGGTCGTCCGGGTGGTCAACGGGTGCTCGGCGATCGCCGGCCGGATCACCGAGATCCGGACGCCGAAGGCGTGGCTGCCGCGGGTGCAGATCGCCGAGTACCTACGGGCGTTCCTCCTCGGACGCACCGGGTGGTCGCGGATCGGCGGCCTGCTGGTGATCTCGGGGGCGTTCGGGCTGTTCCGGCGGGACGTGGTCGTCGACGTCGGCGGGCTCGACCCGGACTGCATCGGCGAGGACGCCGAGCTGGTCGTCCGGCTGCACCGGCGGCTGCGGGAGGTCGGACGCGATTACCGGATCGTGTTCGTGGGGGAGCCGGTGTCGTGGACCGAGGTGCCGGGCACGGTGCCGGTGCTGGGGCGGCAGCGGCGGCGGTGGCACCGCGGGCTGGTCGAGATCCTGCTCAAGCACGGCCGGATGATGGGCAACCCGCGCTACGGCCGGATCGGGACGCTCGCGCTGCCGTACTACCTGCTGTTCGAGGCGGTGGCGCCGATCATCGAGCTGGCCGGGATCGTGCTGGTGCCGCTCGGGCTGGCGCTCGGGGTCGTGGAGCCGGTGTTCGCGCTGCAGCTGCTGTTGGTCGCCTACGGGTACGCGATCCTGGTGACGCTGACCGCGATCACGGTCGAGGAGTTCACGTTCCGCCGGTATCACCGCTGGCAGGACCTGCTCGTGATCATGCTGGCCGCGACCGCGGAGAACTTCGGCTTCCGCCAGCTCACCGCCTGGTGGCGGGTCCGAGGCGCCTGGCAGGCCCTACGACGCACCAAGTCCGACTGGGGCGTCATGACCCGGACGGGGTTCTAG
- a CDS encoding CAP domain-containing protein yields the protein MEHQRSSYRPRHRKADKVGPTPWRAAGGRGRTRERAGFSTKSVLGLVVLAAVAIGALIPIYLGRAGADTLETASGAPLAADALASESVDAAASTDAGTSGTDTASRSKRPAVKAPGTTSASPAPSSSAAEDASPSSDESSDGPESEPSDDETPKTLAKPGPATEADAVVDLVNTARAEFGCDPVHTDARLTAAALAHSEDMIARDYFSHNTPENLSPWDRAKAAGYEVPTGENIALGQKTAEAVMDAWMNSEGHKANILNCQSKAIGVGLALDPSGTAYWTQMFGAE from the coding sequence ATGGAGCACCAACGGAGCAGTTACCGACCCCGCCACCGGAAGGCCGACAAAGTCGGTCCGACCCCGTGGCGAGCCGCCGGCGGGCGCGGCCGCACTCGCGAACGCGCCGGATTCAGCACGAAGAGCGTCCTGGGACTCGTCGTGCTGGCGGCCGTGGCGATCGGGGCGCTGATCCCGATCTACCTCGGGCGCGCCGGAGCTGACACGTTGGAGACGGCCAGCGGCGCCCCGCTCGCGGCCGACGCCTTGGCCAGTGAGTCCGTCGACGCGGCGGCCAGCACCGACGCCGGTACGTCGGGCACCGACACCGCGAGCCGGTCCAAGCGCCCGGCCGTGAAGGCGCCCGGGACCACGTCCGCGTCACCGGCCCCGTCGAGCAGCGCGGCCGAGGACGCCTCGCCGAGCAGCGACGAGTCGTCGGACGGCCCCGAGTCCGAGCCGAGCGACGACGAGACCCCGAAGACGCTGGCCAAGCCGGGGCCGGCCACCGAGGCGGACGCGGTCGTCGACCTGGTGAACACGGCCAGGGCCGAGTTCGGCTGCGATCCGGTGCACACCGACGCCCGGCTGACCGCGGCCGCGCTGGCGCACAGCGAGGACATGATCGCCCGCGACTACTTCTCCCACAACACGCCGGAGAACCTCTCGCCGTGGGACCGCGCGAAGGCGGCCGGGTACGAGGTGCCGACCGGGGAGAACATCGCGCTCGGCCAGAAGACCGCCGAGGCGGTGATGGACGCCTGGATGAACAGCGAAGGCCACAAGGCGAACATCCTCAACTGCCAGTCCAAGGCCATCGGAGTAGGCCTCGCCTTAGACCCGTCGGGCACCGCGTACTGGACCCAGATGTTCGGCGCCGAGTAG
- a CDS encoding acylphosphatase yields the protein MTTPANPGRDFDGDVPRQPENASETEPVRLTAWIRGRVQGVGFRWWTRSRALELGLAGWARNASDGRVEVVAEGPRRDCDALLRLLRSSETPGSVEDVIDRFSPAKGGLSGFSER from the coding sequence GTGACCACTCCCGCGAACCCGGGTCGAGACTTCGATGGTGACGTACCGCGTCAACCCGAGAACGCATCGGAAACCGAACCGGTTCGACTGACCGCGTGGATTCGTGGACGAGTCCAGGGCGTGGGCTTCCGGTGGTGGACCCGGAGCCGCGCGCTCGAGCTCGGTCTGGCCGGCTGGGCCCGGAACGCGTCCGACGGCCGGGTGGAGGTCGTCGCCGAGGGACCGCGCCGGGACTGTGACGCATTGCTGAGGCTCTTGCGCAGCAGCGAGACGCCTGGGTCAGTAGAGGACGTAATTGACCGATTCAGCCCTGCGAAAGGCGGGCTGTCGGGTTTTTCTGAGCGCTGA